In one Drosophila pseudoobscura strain MV-25-SWS-2005 chromosome X, UCI_Dpse_MV25, whole genome shotgun sequence genomic region, the following are encoded:
- the enc gene encoding protein encore isoform X4, protein MSSTKSQVALATNIPTNISSAASASSSAAAAAAVVVVASASASNAADVAPNTPQTATGLAAGGGAVTITGSGSGSGSGSGSGSGAPSSATAAITSSSVVATGSTATASATNSNNNCEDSQSGNGNGGAANLGRQNSFGNRRGNMKGKHLTRSHAMRESTSPPRTPTPRAASEPQQQQQQFQGEPNEHNNNNNNNNNNNNNNNTNNNNSNSKAQSSGIRGNSPLMETPAVIVTSQQQQPQPQQQQQQQQTPPKPPQNMPLSNEAEFPKLSPPKKSGGGQHNRTNSNGSGMEYTNNNNNNNNKKFVVDLKANGLDNNKHHSNSNSNNSAAANVIYNSGMNYKAADRHERHERHEMSSQNSNLSNNHDEENYHYEGPRGGGGGGGKKHRANTNSKGNKPRLKNIGGSSSGSIDGGGERERGFGGGANGGGGGGGGGGGGMPNNCNSNNSSNNTSGFISRENSSEHYTDFGGTDLLMFFRDTLNKNPKDRNILLKIEKDLIDFIQDNGHDCEFRFPPASSYNRMLIHRTAAFFGMEHNVDTETQQCVIVAATKGTRIPEIRFQSLVRDDVRKSILKRDTHSFDEVRQSPYLCPERVMLDRKAKSFEEREEDYDRARSRIFSRTGTQDYGDEDCYGGWEQQQQQQKQSQPPRPKRPNGKMLQMQNSTESRDGMRSGGAVPKSHNFGNYGGPPSAGGPGGNGGGNSLPRGDSSNSIKSGRGGFAKQDSTGSNSTAWRLSPSSSGSIYHYDPSNLPPNQALQHAGNQYQSVNNNSGSYSNYRRSSPHQPQPPQQQQQQHHQQPPQQQLQQQQPPPQQQQQVYATNELSCSSTESYAEEVQSPGMECSEGYESGYMVSEQQPLPQQQQQLPVQPQQQSLPQQQQQIPQQPLVPQQPVLAQQQPQQQQPTIPQQLPQQQIPLLPQQLPQQQQQQQLPSNDVVSIKPGDDCDSSLASATACLSITTSTSTKNYDRIEVQKYKNQATSPNIPACCAAVEKEMEAAAIEEEEPDEPLPAPSTSASSTSSSGTAEMPPSSSQTPLPVVVAAQMNCDVQSVSPSSTPYSQCEAKTVSHLQCISQGVAVEEPKTTWTYTQSYQAPDGSTVFHTTTTPNGATPYCATTYQQGPDGNIYAVPQGMVYAAYPQPGVTSAGAGSQPLFQLTTSTHPPGQTLFASPEAGGELSGGTYMIPVFDPAQQQREGLIQAQAIYQAGPGGPATAVMPMPAAAAYPGAQFAAAGPNGAPIYQAPLIYSSEPGGPQLQQLPMASYPFQYSYPYYHPIPYYVPQQAVATAPMVATAQPPGGQGAPTQAMPGQSQPGHATALAAGPPTVSAAQQHHHHQQQQAGNGGQVVTPSYMTGGGGGGGGGGGARVKRTPGGGSIHYNPSYPPTSVGHASAAHHPGPGATQIIAAPSGGTTTYHALPTLTLAHGGAAGSQDLNAAAAAAAAGAHCYILPAQHATAPIPTNIYPYAAAAAAVGQAGSQPGAQLVQQQQQSLSQSQSAPHHTLITAGPFYPAGAGSVDPGASQSAPSTPAAPGRQAPLFSTPPAPNNSSTGSSSGGAGGGGGGGGGYHSNSSTPHYYQSSNEGGYSTSYEKRNNNGGGSSGPPRKPYHPGGYNPRHSVPLSGIPSGAKTPLLNSNNEPTPRASPSISLGGGGGGAGGPLSSSAPPYHHRGPPPHVMNKREGKPNQLPLISGPPPSYAPPSNPGGSGGGSSYESKPPVRLNAAAASFRSQKSINTDYRRSVSQRNSPSANGGGGGGGGGNGSHESSNNSPNSIVSSNNNSAANTPNAAPASTLVSHTGGYVVLDQATGAAMNASPPSIYMGGGGGGSGSNGGGNNAGAGGPRASHIPAQLHHSAAAAAAAGAAGQQATAAVLSAALGGFNPNGASGVYFKYGQTYFAHPSVALPNSRRSPSNDIRPQMAQMAGMYPTMMIQARHPSRHPNPNYKGSRPR, encoded by the exons ATGAGTTCCACAAAATCTCAAGTAGCCCTAGCTACGAATATTCCAACcaatatatcctctgccgctTCTGCCTCATCATCAGCGGCCGCTGCGGCCGCCGTTGTAGTTGTTGCCAGTGCGAGTGCCAGCAACGCTGCCGACGTTGCCCCAAATACCCCTCAAACAGCAACAGGATtagcagctggaggaggagctgtaACAATCACAGGATCGGGAtcaggttcaggttcaggatctggatctggatcagGTGCTCCATCTTCAGCAACGGCAGCCATCACCTCATCGTCGGTTGTGGCCACAGGctcaacggcaacagcaagtgcaacaaacagcaacaacaactgtgAAGATTCTcaaagcggaaacggaaacggcgGTGCTGCCAATTTGGGAAGACAAAATAGTTTTGGCAATCGACGa GGTAACATGAAGGGCAAACATCTCACACGCAGTCATGCCATGCGTGAGTCCACATCGCCTCCACGCACGCCAACGCCGAGAGCTGCCTCCGAgccgcaacaacagcagcagcagttccagGGGGAACCCAAcgagcacaacaacaacaacaacaacaataacaataacaacaacaacaacaacaccaataataataacagcaacagcaaagcACAATCATCCGGAATTCGGGGTAATTCCCCGCTAATGGAGACACCTGCCGTGATTGTCACTagtcagcaacaacagccacagccacagcaacagcaacagcagcaacagacgcCGCCAAAGCCGCCACAGAACATGCCACTCAGCAATGAGGCAGAGTTCCCAAAGTTGTCGCCTCCGAAGAAATCTGGTGGAGGACAGCACAATCGCACCAAcagcaatggcagtggcatggagtacaccaataataataataacaacaataacaagaaATTCGTGGTGGATTTAAAGGCCAATGGTCTGGACAACAACAAGCatcacagcaacagcaacagcaacaacagcgccGCAGCGAATGTCATCTACAATTCGGGAATGAATTACAAGGCGGCCGATCGCCACGAGCGCCACGAACGCCATGAGATGTCCAGCCAGAATAGTAATCTCAGCAATAACCATGACGAGGAGAACTACCACTACGAGGGTCCgagaggcggaggcggtggcggtggcaagAAGCATCGCGCCAATACCAATTCGAAGGGAAACAAGCCCCGCTTGAAGAACATTGGTGGCAGTTCGTCCGGCAGCATTGATGGGGGAGGAGAACGCGAACGCGGTTTCGGTGGTGGTGCCAAtggaggaggcggtggcggcggcggcggtggtggcggcatGCCCAACAATTGCAATTCAAACAATTCGAGCAACAACACATCGGGCTTCATATCGCGCG AGAACTCGAGCGAGCACTACACCGACTTTGGCGGCACCGATCTGCTGATGTTCTTTCGCGATACGCTCAATAAGAATCCCAAGGATCGCAATATACTCTTGAAAATCGAGAAAGATCTTATCGATTTCATACAGGATAATGG ACACGATTGTGAGTTCCGTTTTCCACCAGCTTCCTCGTACAATCGTATGCTGATCCATCGCACGGCCGCGTTTTTCGGGATGGAGCACAATGTAGATACAGAGACACAGCAGTGCGTgattgtggctgccacaaagGGTACACGCATACCCGAG ATCCGCTTCCAATCGCTAGTGCGCGATGATGTACGCAAGTCAATTCTCAAGCGGGACACGCACAGCTTCGATGAGGTACGCCAATCGCCGTATCTCTGTCCCGAACGTGTGATGCTCGACCGGAAGGCCAAGAGCTTTGAGGAGCGCGAGGAGGATTATGATCGGGCGCGTAGTCGCATCTTCAGTCGCACCGGCACTCAGGACTATGGCGATGAGGATTGCTATGGCGgatgggagcagcagcagcagcagcagaagcagtcaCAACCACCGCGGCCCAAGCGGCCCAATGGAAAGATGCTGCAAATGCAGAAT TCGACGGAATCACGTGATGGCATGCGTTCTGGCGGGGCAGTGCCCAAGTCCCATAACTTTGGCAACTATGGTGGACCGCCCAGTGCTGGTGGTCCAGGAGGCAATGGCGGTGGCAACTCTTTGCCGCGCGGCGACTCCAGCAACTCGATCAAAAGCGGACGCGGGGGCTTTGCCAAACAGGACTCGaccggcagcaacagcactgCCTGGCGGCTGTCTCCTTCCAGCAGTGG TTCCATCTACCACTACGACCCGTCCAATTTGCCGCCCAATCAGGCGCTCCAACATGCGGGCAACCAGTACCAGTCGGTCAACAACAACTCCGGCAGCTACTCCAACTATCGCAGGTCGTCGCCACACCAGCCTCAGCcaccccaacagcagcagcagcagcatcaccagcagccgccacagcaacagttgcagcagcaacagccacctccacagcagcagcagcaggtgtaTGCCACAAATGAGCTGTCCTGCAGCTCCACAGAGAGCTACGCCGAGGAGGTTCAGTCGCCGGGTATGGAATGCTCCGAGGGTTACGAATCTGGTTACATGGTCAGCGAacagcagccgctgccacagcagcagcaacagctcccagtgcagccgcaacagcagtcgcttccacagcagcaacagcaaatcCCACAGCAGCCGCTGGTGCCACAACAGCCGGTGCtcgcacagcagcagccacagcagcaacagccgacGATCCCACAGCAACTGCCACAACAGCAGATACCactgctgccacagcagcttccgcagcaacagcaacaacaacaactgcccAGCAATGACGTCGTCAGCATCAAGCCGGGCGACGATTGTGATAGCAGCCTGGCCAGTGCCACGGCCTGCCTGAGCATTACGACCTCGACCTCCACCAAGAACTACGATCGAATTGAGGTGCAAAAGTACAAGAATCAGGCCACCAGTCCGAATATTCCGGCCTGCTGTGCCGCCGTCGAGAAGGAAATGGAGGCAGCCGccatcgaggaggaggagccggaTGAGCCCCTGCCGGCACCATCCACCTCTGCATCGTCCACGTCGTCCTCGGGCACTGCCGAGATGCCGCCCAGCAGCAGTCAGACACCGCTGCCAGTCGTCGTTGCCGCACAGATGAACTGCGATGTCCAGTCTGTGTCGCCCAGCTCGACGCCCTACAGCCAGTGCGAGGCTAAGACCGTCAGTCATTTGCAGTGCATTAGCCAGGGCGTGGCCGTCGAGGAGCCAAAGACCACCTGGACGTACACGCAGAGCTACCAGGCGCCAGATGGCTCCACGGTCTTTCACACCACAACCACCCCGAACGGGGCGACTCCTTACTGCGCCACCACATATCAGCAGGGG CCCGACGGCAACATCTATGCGGTGCCCCAGGGTATGGTGTATGCCGCCTATCCGCAACCGGGTGTGACCAGCGCCGGTGCCGGCTCCCAGCCGCTCTTCCAACTCACGACGAGCACCCATCCGCCCGGACAAACGCTGTTCGCCTCGCCGGAGGCCGGCGGTGAGCTGTCCGGCGGCACCTACATGATACCTGTCTTCGATCCGGCCCAGCAGCAACGCGAAGGTCTCatccaggcccaggccatcTACCAGGCGGGACCGGGTGGACCGGCCACCGCAGTGATGCCAATGCCCGCCGCAGCGGCCTATCCGGGAGCACAGTTTGCGGCCGCAGGTCCCAACGGGGCTCCCATCTACCAGGCGCCGCTGATCTACTCCAGCGAACCGGGTGgcccgcagctgcagcagctcccgATGGCCTCGTATCCGTTCCAATACTCCTACCCGTACTACCACCCGATACCCTACTACGTGCCGCAGCAAGCGGTGGCTACCGCGCCAATGGTGGCCACTGCCCAGCCGCCAGGCGGACAGGGAGCCCCAACCCAGGCAATGCCGGGCCAGAGTCAGCCGGGGCATGCGACTGCCTTAGCGGCTGGACCGCCCACAGTGtcagcagcccagcagcaccaccaccaccaacagcagcaggccggCAACGGGGGACAAGTGGTGACCCCGTCCTACATGActggcggcggaggaggagggggcggTGGTGGAGGTGCCCGGGTGAAGCGCACGCCCGGTGGCGGCTCCATTCACTACAATCCCAGCTACCCGCCGACGTCAGTGGGTCACGCCAGTGCGGCCCATCATCCGGGTCCGGGCGCAACACAGATCATCGCTGCTCCCTCTGGAGGCACCACAACATATCATGCGCTCCCGACGCTGACCCTGGCCCATGGCGGAGCGGCGGGCAGTCAAGATCTcaatgccgctgccgcagcggcCGCGGCTGGCGCCCATTGCTACATTCTGCCAGCGCAGCACGCCACGGCCCCGATCCCAACGAACATCTACCCCTatgcggcggcagcagcagctgtcggCCAGGCGGGATCTCAGCCCGGAGCACAgttggtgcagcagcagcagcagtcactgtcccaatcccagtcggCTCCGCATCACACACTGATCACGGCGGGTCCCTTCTATCCGGCGGGAGCCGGATCCGTGGATCCGGGCGCCTCACAGTCGGCTCCGAGTACGCCCGCTGCCCCAGGTCGTCAGGCGCCGTTGTTCAGCACTCCGCCAGCTCCGAATAACAGCAgcactggcagcagcagcggcggcgcaggaggaggcggcggcggcggtggtggctaCCACAGCAACAGTTCCACGCCGCACTACTACCAGAGCAGCAACGAGGGTGGCTATTCCACGTCCTATGAGAAGCGCAACAACAACGGGGGCGGCTCGTCCGGTCCCCCGCGCAAGCCGTACCATCCGGGCGGCTACAATCCCCGGCATTCGGTGCCACTAAGCGGTATTCCGTCGGGCGCTAAGACTCCGCTGCTGAACTCAAACAACGAGCCTACGCCCCGTGCCTCGCCCAGCATCAGCCTgggcggtggaggaggaggcgctgGTGGACCCCTTTCCTCGTCAGCCCCGCCCTACCACCATCGCGGACCGCCGCCGCATGTGATGAACAAGCGCGAGGGCAAGCCCAATCAGCTGCCTCTCATCAGTGGACCACCGCCCAGCTACGCCCCGCCCTCGAACCCGGGCGGCAGCGGAGGGGGCTCTAGCTACGAGTCCAAGCCGCCCGTGCGACTCAATGCGGCAGCCGCCAGCTTCCGCAGCCAAAAGTCCATAAACACGGACTACCGGCGCAGCGTCTCGCAGAGGAACTCGCCCAGCGCCaatggcggaggaggaggaggcggcggggGCAATGGCAGCCAcgagagcagcaacaattcGCCGAACAGTATtgtcagcagcaacaacaacagtgccGCCAACACCCCGAATGCCGCTCCAGCTTCCACGCTGGTCAGCCATACCGGCGGCTATGTCGTCCTCGATCAGGCCACGGGCGCTGCCATGAACGCCTCACCACCCTCGATCTACATGggaggtggcggcggcggcagtggctcGAATGGCGGCGGCAACAATGCTGGCGCCGGCGGACCACGCGCCTCGCACATTCCAGCTCAGCTGCATCAcagtgccgccgccgcagcagcagccggagcagcCGGGCAACAGGCCACAGCGGCGGTGCTGAGTGCCGCCCTCGGTGGATTCAATCCGAATGGGGCGTCGGGCGTGTACTTCAAGTATGGCCAGACGTACTTTGCACAT CCATCGGTGGCCTTGCCCAACAGCCGACGCTCGCCGTCTAACGACATCAGGCCGCAGATGGCGCAGATGGCCGGCATGTATCCCACAATGATGATACAAG CACGTCATCCTAGCCGTCATCCGAATCCCAACTACAAAGGTTCGCGTCCTCGGTAA